A DNA window from Candidatus Omnitrophota bacterium contains the following coding sequences:
- a CDS encoding gamma-glutamylcyclotransferase family protein has translation MKPECLSLFVYGSLKDSSVFLNITGMVCPPKREAVLTGYAYIPSRNDYPVIHPDPKGIVAGELIGGLNEDVLRRIDEYEGEGYRRIQVIVECGDERIRAYAYIGANEEPQAGRL, from the coding sequence ATGAAGCCAGAATGCCTTTCCCTTTTCGTATACGGCTCGCTGAAAGACTCATCCGTCTTTCTCAACATTACGGGAATGGTCTGTCCTCCTAAGCGGGAAGCAGTATTAACCGGTTATGCTTACATTCCTTCGAGGAACGACTATCCCGTCATTCATCCCGATCCCAAAGGAATCGTCGCGGGAGAATTGATCGGCGGATTGAATGAGGACGTCTTGCGCCGCATCGACGAGTATGAGGGTGAAGGCTATCGGCGAATTCAAGTCATAGTGGAATGCGGCGACGAACGGATTCGCGCTTACGCCTATATCGGCGCGAATGAGGAGCCTCAAGCGGGACGGTTATGA
- a CDS encoding glycosyltransferase family 4 protein: MRICYIGDGGSIHNHFMVEWFQRRGHEVLFLTDSPQPAPPCETRQVAPRRGWGPLRHLWAAYNVRKAVRQWRPDILHAHNVTGYGYWGALSGFSPLVLSAWGSDLILFPQRNPLIRLAVRKSLERAVWIAADAEMLCEKAQELAEKPIDARLLQWGVELPLFDAPVAPELRRRFRGDASFVFLSARRLRPLYNIDIILKAFARALPQLPGARLVIVGDDEMSAALRELAKQLNVSDSVYFAGWISREELTAALLSADAFLSVPRSDSTALSLLEAFAARLPVIVSDLTSNREWIKPNENGLLVEPGNEPALSQAMNELASNREKAMQWGYLNRTIVEERGDREKEMQRLEGWYEELAGRE, encoded by the coding sequence ATGAGAATTTGCTACATCGGAGACGGCGGTTCGATCCATAATCATTTCATGGTGGAATGGTTTCAGCGGCGGGGGCATGAGGTTCTGTTTTTGACGGATTCGCCGCAACCGGCGCCGCCTTGCGAGACGCGGCAAGTCGCGCCGCGTAGAGGATGGGGGCCGCTGCGGCATCTCTGGGCGGCTTATAATGTTCGCAAAGCTGTTCGGCAATGGCGTCCAGACATCCTCCACGCCCATAACGTGACGGGTTACGGCTATTGGGGCGCGCTATCCGGCTTCTCACCGCTGGTTCTATCGGCGTGGGGTTCGGACTTGATCCTCTTTCCCCAGCGCAATCCCCTAATCCGCCTGGCGGTGCGCAAAAGTCTTGAGCGTGCGGTTTGGATCGCCGCCGACGCGGAAATGCTCTGTGAGAAAGCGCAGGAACTGGCGGAGAAGCCCATCGACGCGCGGCTGCTGCAATGGGGCGTGGAATTGCCGCTCTTCGACGCGCCAGTCGCGCCGGAATTGCGGCGGCGCTTTCGAGGAGATGCGTCCTTCGTATTCCTAAGCGCCCGCCGCCTGCGCCCGCTGTATAATATCGACATAATTCTCAAAGCCTTCGCCCGCGCCCTGCCGCAACTGCCGGGAGCGCGGCTGGTCATCGTCGGCGATGACGAAATGAGCGCCGCCCTGCGCGAATTGGCGAAGCAATTGAATGTAAGCGATAGCGTCTATTTCGCAGGCTGGATTTCGCGCGAGGAGTTGACGGCGGCGTTGCTCAGCGCCGACGCCTTCCTCTCCGTTCCCCGCAGCGACAGCACGGCGCTATCCTTGTTGGAAGCCTTCGCCGCCCGCCTGCCGGTAATCGTCTCCGATCTAACCTCCAACCGCGAATGGATAAAACCCAACGAAAACGGCCTCCTAGTAGAACCCGGAAACGAACCAGCGCTATCCCAAGCCATGAACGAACTAGCGTCGAATAGAGAAAAAGCCATGCAATGGGGATACCTCAACCGAACCATCGTCGAAGAACGCGGGGATCGGGAGAAGGAAATGCAGCGGCTGGAGGGGTGGTATGAGGAGCTGGCGGGGCGGGAGTGA
- a CDS encoding MAE_28990/MAE_18760 family HEPN-like nuclease — MKKWAEILEEDLRWREAELVSLKRIAIVNNENDIVLRAALRACWAILYAHFEGFTKFCWDLLLDHVQSKNITIGELKDDFQLLALEKQFRQLRGDLKSITIWNFFNTILPEALHEEAIFYPECRPNTKSNLWPVVFEQECARIGIISHEMKTYKTRIKALVTRRNEIAHGKKMTIKSIDEYSEYENVTLFVLHDLAIQTLEILEKESYKKN, encoded by the coding sequence ATGAAAAAGTGGGCCGAAATACTTGAGGAAGATCTTCGTTGGCGAGAGGCGGAGCTTGTATCTCTTAAGCGAATAGCTATTGTAAATAATGAAAATGACATTGTCTTAAGAGCCGCTTTACGAGCATGTTGGGCAATTCTTTATGCCCACTTTGAAGGATTCACAAAATTTTGTTGGGATTTATTATTAGATCATGTTCAGAGCAAAAATATCACGATTGGAGAACTCAAGGATGATTTTCAACTTCTTGCTTTGGAGAAGCAATTCCGTCAGCTAAGAGGTGATCTTAAATCAATAACTATATGGAATTTTTTTAATACAATTCTTCCTGAAGCATTGCATGAAGAAGCAATTTTTTATCCTGAATGTCGTCCAAATACTAAGAGTAACTTGTGGCCTGTCGTTTTTGAGCAAGAATGTGCTCGTATTGGAATTATCTCTCACGAAATGAAAACATACAAAACTCGAATAAAGGCTTTAGTTACTCGACGAAACGAAATCGCTCATGGCAAAAAAATGACAATAAAATCAATTGACGAATACTCGGAATATGAGAATGTCACATTGTTTGTTCTTCATGACTTGGCTATACAAACTCTTGAGATTCTTGAAAAAGAAAGTTACAAGAAAAATTAA
- a CDS encoding DUF262 domain-containing protein, translating to MKDSTKLEKEINQKIGEVRTDTFDMSFGEIINLHENKELIIQPEYQRLFRWSIQQKSHLIESILLELPIPQIFVIENQDGVLELIDGLQRTSTVLQFVEPGLIQEKPLILEGCSLITSLNGLGFKDLPLSLRLSIKRSPIRTVVIKKQSKGFLRYEMFKRLNTGGSNLEPQEIRNCSARMVGEEGVHFYSFLVEQSNNDDFAACVDFLPDPEKEKKGAEELVLRFFATKNARELFQGSVRDWLDNYMEEVLLNKREFKYEEEKLIFEDVFRLAREKLKDTAFLRYRNNLPVGSLPPAYFEAISMGICNSRDKMRSKKPALLRNAITKLIQSKDFRDVTGPGANSRKKLDRRIELATNAIIEI from the coding sequence ATGAAAGATTCTACGAAACTAGAAAAAGAAATCAATCAAAAAATTGGAGAAGTTCGCACTGATACATTCGATATGAGTTTTGGAGAAATAATAAATCTTCATGAAAACAAAGAATTAATAATTCAACCCGAATATCAAAGGCTTTTTCGATGGAGTATTCAGCAGAAATCCCATTTAATTGAATCAATCCTTCTCGAATTACCCATACCTCAGATTTTCGTCATAGAAAATCAAGATGGCGTTCTTGAACTAATAGATGGACTTCAGAGAACAAGTACAGTTCTACAATTTGTCGAACCAGGCTTAATTCAGGAGAAACCGCTTATTTTAGAGGGTTGTAGTCTTATTACTTCGCTTAATGGACTTGGTTTTAAAGACCTCCCACTTAGTCTCAGATTAAGTATAAAACGTTCACCCATTAGAACAGTTGTTATCAAAAAACAAAGCAAAGGATTTCTGCGATATGAAATGTTTAAACGCCTTAATACGGGAGGTTCAAATCTTGAACCACAGGAAATTCGGAATTGTTCTGCAAGAATGGTTGGGGAAGAAGGAGTGCATTTTTATTCCTTTCTTGTGGAGCAATCAAATAATGACGATTTCGCAGCATGTGTTGATTTTCTTCCAGATCCGGAAAAAGAAAAAAAAGGCGCTGAGGAACTAGTTCTGCGCTTCTTCGCTACGAAGAATGCAAGGGAACTTTTCCAAGGTAGCGTTCGCGATTGGCTGGATAATTACATGGAAGAAGTATTATTAAATAAACGGGAGTTTAAATACGAAGAAGAGAAATTAATATTTGAAGATGTTTTTAGATTGGCTAGAGAAAAACTTAAGGACACAGCTTTTCTTAGATATAGAAATAACTTACCGGTAGGTTCTCTTCCTCCTGCTTATTTTGAAGCTATTTCAATGGGGATATGCAATTCAAGAGATAAAATGCGATCTAAGAAACCAGCATTACTACGTAATGCTATTACTAAACTGATTCAATCAAAGGATTTCCGTGATGTTACTGGACCTGGAGCCAATTCTCGTAAAAAGTTAGATAGGAGAATTGAACTTGCTACTAATGCGATAATAGAAATATGA
- a CDS encoding methyltransferase MtaB domain-containing protein translates to MNNYKKLAISSPDDLIFGTAPKPVTCGFGLTIGGGNVFPELNFTLPTISIRDETWPKVRAHYEEIADAIIDRAKALSPPGLVVEFEQLPEMTQRSQWGAEITAILHEGLRRLYEITGIPSALRVTVIDLRDKNRPPVLREGEEWDQMREAFICAAQAGADILSIESVGGKEVHDEALLFGDLQGMITALGVLACRDMAWLWEQIVRISCEYGVIPGGDTACGFANTAMQLAGKGMLPSVLAALDRAASAPRSLVAFEQGAVGPSKDCAYEGPILKAIAGCPISMEGKSSSCAHFSPLGNIAAAAADLWSNESVQNIRLLSGSAPEAFLELLTYDCRLFNAASEAKQALTLRDCMVTSDVPHSVEALMLEPNVVLQLSNAIIRETNGYCRTVAAVRAACGAIHKALANRVFALDKREGQWFDRLCRAADSLPDSETDALAALTEQYGHLIRLESYAIV, encoded by the coding sequence ATGAATAATTATAAGAAATTAGCGATTTCATCCCCCGATGATCTGATTTTCGGAACTGCGCCCAAGCCTGTAACTTGCGGCTTCGGCCTTACGATCGGAGGCGGGAACGTATTTCCGGAACTCAATTTCACTCTCCCCACCATCTCCATCCGCGACGAAACCTGGCCCAAGGTGCGCGCTCATTACGAAGAGATCGCAGATGCTATCATTGATCGAGCCAAAGCCTTATCTCCGCCGGGTTTGGTCGTCGAGTTCGAGCAACTGCCGGAAATGACGCAGCGCTCCCAATGGGGCGCGGAGATTACGGCCATTCTGCATGAGGGATTGCGGCGCCTTTATGAAATAACCGGAATCCCCTCCGCTCTGCGCGTTACCGTAATCGATCTGCGCGATAAAAACCGCCCTCCCGTACTGCGCGAAGGCGAGGAATGGGATCAAATGCGGGAAGCCTTCATCTGCGCCGCCCAAGCGGGGGCGGATATTCTCTCCATCGAATCTGTAGGCGGAAAAGAGGTTCACGACGAAGCGCTTTTGTTCGGCGACTTGCAAGGGATGATAACGGCGTTGGGCGTTCTTGCCTGCCGCGATATGGCGTGGTTGTGGGAACAGATCGTTCGGATATCGTGCGAATACGGCGTCATCCCCGGCGGAGACACGGCCTGCGGATTCGCCAATACCGCCATGCAGCTGGCTGGCAAAGGAATGCTCCCCTCCGTTTTAGCGGCTCTCGACCGCGCCGCCAGCGCTCCCCGCAGCCTGGTGGCTTTCGAACAAGGCGCCGTCGGCCCCTCTAAGGATTGCGCCTATGAAGGCCCCATTCTTAAAGCAATTGCGGGATGCCCTATCAGCATGGAAGGCAAGTCGTCCAGTTGCGCCCATTTCAGCCCCTTGGGCAATATCGCGGCCGCGGCCGCCGACCTTTGGAGCAACGAATCCGTCCAGAATATCCGGCTGCTTAGCGGTTCGGCGCCAGAAGCGTTCTTGGAACTCCTAACCTACGATTGCCGCTTGTTCAACGCCGCCTCGGAAGCGAAGCAAGCCCTCACGCTTCGCGATTGCATGGTTACCAGCGACGTTCCCCATAGCGTCGAAGCCCTGATGTTGGAACCCAATGTCGTACTCCAACTGTCTAATGCCATTATTCGCGAAACCAACGGCTACTGCCGCACGGTTGCGGCCGTTCGCGCCGCCTGCGGCGCAATCCATAAAGCGCTGGCGAATCGCGTCTTTGCCTTGGATAAGCGCGAAGGCCAATGGTTCGATCGCCTATGCCGCGCCGCCGATTCCCTGCCCGATTCGGAAACGGACGCCCTAGCCGCCCTGACGGAACAATACGGCCATCTTATCCGCTTGGAATCTTACGCCATAGTATGA
- the aroQ gene encoding type II 3-dehydroquinate dehydratase: protein MPHILVVHGPNLHLLGTREPETYGTLTLQQIDERLQRLARELDAQLRIEQRNGEGEIVTLIGEAAAWADAILINPAAYTHTSIAIRDAIAACGLPAVEVHLSNIHKREEFRHHSYIAGVAAGQICGFGADSYLLGLRAACSLCSNTSHT, encoded by the coding sequence ATGCCCCATATCCTGGTCGTACACGGACCGAATCTCCACCTGCTGGGAACGCGGGAGCCGGAAACTTACGGAACTCTTACGCTCCAACAAATCGACGAACGCTTGCAGCGTCTCGCTCGCGAGTTGGACGCTCAACTGCGCATCGAACAACGCAACGGCGAAGGCGAAATCGTTACGCTCATCGGCGAAGCCGCCGCCTGGGCGGACGCCATTCTCATCAATCCCGCCGCTTATACCCATACCTCCATCGCCATCCGCGACGCCATCGCCGCATGCGGATTGCCCGCCGTCGAGGTTCATCTTTCGAATATCCACAAGCGGGAGGAGTTCCGCCATCATTCCTATATCGCAGGCGTCGCCGCCGGCCAGATTTGCGGCTTCGGCGCCGATAGTTATCTCTTAGGATTGAGAGCCGCATGTTCGCTTTGCTCGAATACCTCCCATACCTAG
- a CDS encoding O-antigen ligase family protein, translated as MTDQIHPAGNMDKLTLWERWASLLGRLIIVFSMVYVTLIFYTWTWRHFAVPKTASFQFLMLMLAACWLIVACKRRMVRSSLAAPAAMLGMMMLVSCLVAVNLPEAFEQNSFYLLCLLFAVLIPKFLTSRKDFEAMAYIMGLLCILVDIYGLAQRFNWVWFFNFSTQFGIEKFTEKPVSFMGNENYTAEFMNIGVPICFTMMLCHWRKPSKLFFYTVATLFNVVNMYYIDCNATYFGLLVSMPIAAILFIRYRAIPSMTRWNLFGATEDVLVRRARHALVLLILAISIFAAITASFRNPIRFKMASIVTWMDINGDHVPDGVAPYIFRLQCMDAAIRNIRDVPLFGIGAGNFKVVHPLFENQLERKVLGEETLARKVHNDHLFHAVEFGVLGLYAWYWIIAATVFAGFQSIRILYFNRIASPHPISNVETLTPDDKDFYFYIQLGLLTAVLTGVASCAFGHTFVIPSSSVSFWWAVGVTAAAYQLIRRAEKKLPLLEYGTTAEPLSSWQRIAKLIPSPVLWLLFFILILPIGALNIYQFMGETYLKYGMGMKDRPQPLYQQMFQFFDKARRYYPYQMETYYILGRYYIDAVIDIERYKKLGDAGTQAMKQVGLEPEKLRQYVEEGVVTLQTDIFMNPNYKWAHNNLGVLYDRLTGILKGAYHSQAAYNRVLTIDNEQIYAHYNLGLGAMNRTDYKTAIDELQMALVVDPGKTEIYRYLSGCFTSMNEYQSSITALDKYLGLCIRDRIQELVLDKGQPLKRYEPIIEPLQAGNLGQALREAKRIIQFEDKEINLNYLFLAKNIAVDNSQSLQVEANKQIAYDAIQRSELVFSVPNEPEYFLLYAQIYYACGHIEKTAEKYEDYLRLRPNDIDYRTRLTNIYTSLQQFDRALTTFQKIIEVAPNEWSNHITYANLLVANRRVWGEVFEHIRRGIELGGDEARKFVVQPSSSNTLDQFIPLDANFQELLGPNFWSPKLSAPAVDAGTSAPQPSSAATETLIAPPVQEASETIPAPEE; from the coding sequence ATGACCGACCAAATTCATCCCGCGGGAAATATGGACAAGTTGACGTTATGGGAACGATGGGCTTCTTTGTTGGGCCGTTTGATTATCGTTTTCTCGATGGTCTACGTCACCTTGATTTTTTACACTTGGACCTGGAGGCATTTCGCCGTTCCTAAGACGGCTTCGTTCCAGTTTCTTATGCTGATGCTGGCCGCTTGTTGGCTTATCGTCGCCTGCAAGCGCCGTATGGTCCGCTCGTCCTTGGCGGCGCCGGCGGCGATGCTGGGCATGATGATGTTGGTTTCCTGCCTCGTGGCTGTGAATCTGCCGGAAGCGTTCGAACAGAATAGCTTTTATTTGCTCTGTCTTCTCTTCGCCGTTTTAATTCCGAAATTTCTGACTAGCCGGAAAGATTTCGAAGCGATGGCCTACATCATGGGGCTTTTGTGCATTCTGGTCGACATTTACGGCCTGGCGCAACGCTTCAATTGGGTATGGTTTTTCAATTTCTCCACCCAGTTCGGCATCGAGAAATTCACGGAAAAACCCGTTTCCTTTATGGGGAACGAGAATTACACCGCCGAGTTCATGAACATCGGCGTTCCGATTTGTTTTACAATGATGCTGTGCCATTGGCGGAAGCCGTCGAAGTTGTTTTTCTACACGGTCGCGACGCTGTTTAACGTCGTCAATATGTATTATATCGACTGCAACGCCACCTATTTCGGTTTATTGGTTTCCATGCCAATAGCCGCGATCCTATTCATCCGTTATCGCGCAATTCCTTCGATGACGCGGTGGAATCTATTCGGCGCGACGGAGGATGTTTTAGTGCGGCGGGCGAGACATGCGCTGGTTCTCCTCATCCTGGCGATTTCCATTTTCGCCGCGATTACCGCCTCCTTCCGCAATCCCATCCGCTTCAAAATGGCGTCGATCGTAACCTGGATGGATATCAATGGCGACCATGTTCCCGACGGCGTGGCCCCTTACATCTTCCGTTTGCAGTGCATGGACGCCGCTATCCGCAATATTCGCGACGTTCCGCTTTTTGGGATTGGCGCCGGGAATTTCAAAGTCGTCCATCCGCTCTTTGAGAACCAATTGGAACGCAAAGTGCTCGGCGAAGAGACGCTGGCCCGCAAGGTGCATAACGATCACCTGTTCCACGCCGTCGAATTCGGCGTTTTGGGATTGTACGCCTGGTATTGGATCATTGCGGCGACGGTGTTTGCGGGATTCCAATCGATTCGAATTTTGTATTTCAATCGCATTGCTTCTCCCCATCCCATTTCGAACGTCGAGACCTTAACGCCGGACGACAAGGATTTCTATTTCTATATTCAATTAGGTCTTCTTACCGCCGTTCTTACGGGCGTTGCGAGCTGCGCCTTCGGCCATACGTTTGTCATCCCCTCTTCTTCCGTATCGTTTTGGTGGGCAGTGGGAGTAACGGCGGCGGCTTATCAATTGATCCGCCGGGCGGAAAAGAAACTGCCTCTGCTGGAATATGGAACGACGGCGGAGCCTTTGTCCTCTTGGCAGCGAATCGCGAAATTGATCCCTAGCCCTGTCCTATGGCTTCTCTTTTTTATCTTGATTCTCCCCATCGGCGCTTTGAATATATATCAATTCATGGGTGAGACGTATCTGAAATATGGCATGGGAATGAAAGATCGTCCCCAGCCGCTGTATCAACAAATGTTCCAGTTTTTCGATAAGGCGAGAAGGTATTATCCCTACCAAATGGAAACGTATTACATTTTGGGGCGATATTATATCGACGCCGTGATCGACATCGAGAGATATAAAAAATTAGGCGACGCCGGAACGCAAGCGATGAAGCAGGTTGGCCTGGAGCCGGAGAAACTGCGGCAATACGTCGAAGAAGGCGTCGTCACCTTGCAAACCGATATTTTCATGAATCCCAATTATAAATGGGCGCATAACAACCTGGGAGTTTTATATGACCGCCTGACGGGAATACTAAAAGGCGCCTACCATTCCCAGGCCGCTTACAACCGCGTTTTGACCATCGATAACGAACAAATCTACGCCCATTACAACCTAGGCTTGGGAGCGATGAACCGGACCGATTACAAAACCGCCATCGACGAACTGCAAATGGCTCTTGTCGTCGATCCGGGAAAAACGGAAATATACCGGTATCTGTCCGGTTGTTTCACCTCCATGAACGAATATCAAAGTTCCATCACGGCCTTGGACAAATACCTTGGATTATGCATCCGCGACCGCATCCAAGAATTGGTTCTCGATAAAGGGCAACCCTTAAAACGCTACGAACCCATCATCGAGCCATTGCAAGCGGGAAATTTGGGACAGGCTCTGAGGGAAGCAAAGCGCATTATTCAATTCGAAGATAAAGAAATTAATTTGAACTATCTGTTTCTCGCCAAGAATATCGCCGTCGACAATAGTCAAAGCCTGCAAGTGGAAGCGAACAAACAAATTGCTTACGACGCAATCCAAAGGTCAGAATTGGTGTTCTCCGTTCCCAACGAACCGGAGTATTTCCTGCTTTACGCTCAAATCTATTACGCCTGCGGGCATATCGAAAAAACCGCCGAGAAATACGAAGATTACTTGCGCCTTCGCCCCAACGATATAGATTACCGGACAAGGCTGACAAACATCTATACTAGTCTTCAACAGTTCGATAGGGCATTAACCACATTTCAAAAAATCATCGAAGTCGCTCCCAACGAGTGGAGCAATCATATCACCTACGCCAATCTCCTGGTGGCCAATCGCCGGGTTTGGGGAGAAGTTTTCGAACATATCAGGCGCGGGATCGAATTGGGCGGCGACGAGGCGCGCAAATTTGTAGTTCAGCCAAGCTCTTCCAACACGTTGGATCAATTCATTCCTCTGGATGCTAATTTCCAAGAATTGCTAGGCCCCAATTTCTGGTCGCCGAAGCTGTCGGCTCCCGCCGTAGATGCAGGGACGTCCGCGCCGCAGCCGTCTTCCGCGGCAACGGAAACGCTTATTGCCCCGCCGGTGCAAGAAGCAAGCGAGACGATTCCAGCGCCGGAAGAATAG
- a CDS encoding glycosyltransferase, which yields MRILFIGHNGYGYPHTRVRCYHFARILSTMPDVETAVLSFRDDLAPHKSEAAMYENLRDREKLVLTWKAMRRLMRERDSVLYIQKAHFHAAAPYFLHRLGFFPDYVLDYDDYDIPLSNFFYRGTLNRFFFGSNRWDEITYRLARRARGCVAASRALAEILRKENPRVAYIPTGVDDAVFTPPPYRPDSRCLTFLWNGLVWGDPIVANILFMLRGLSRVASNMPDYRLLMVGGGASWESLRQTVKTDFPELAIEWRGWVEPQKMPEFLREADVGLLPACGEDLWLRSKSPTKLFEYMATGLPVVASQVGEAAQALDHLECGYLARDEREFGEGMLRLAMNADLRRKLGDNARKKAVEQYSLPVLGENLYLFLKDILQ from the coding sequence ATGCGCATTTTATTTATCGGACATAATGGATACGGCTATCCCCACACAAGGGTGCGCTGCTACCATTTTGCGCGAATCTTATCCACTATGCCGGATGTCGAAACCGCCGTCCTGTCGTTCCGGGACGATTTAGCGCCGCATAAAAGCGAAGCCGCCATGTACGAAAATCTGCGCGACCGGGAGAAGCTTGTTCTCACCTGGAAAGCAATGCGGCGCCTTATGCGGGAGCGGGATTCGGTTTTGTATATCCAAAAAGCGCATTTTCACGCCGCCGCGCCCTATTTCTTACACCGCTTGGGCTTCTTTCCCGATTACGTACTCGATTACGACGATTACGATATTCCTTTATCCAATTTCTTTTATCGCGGAACGCTGAACCGCTTCTTTTTCGGCAGCAACCGTTGGGACGAAATCACTTACCGCCTGGCGCGCAGAGCGCGGGGCTGCGTCGCCGCCAGCCGGGCGTTGGCGGAGATATTGCGAAAGGAGAATCCACGCGTCGCTTATATCCCCACCGGCGTGGACGATGCGGTTTTTACGCCGCCGCCCTACAGGCCGGATTCTCGGTGCTTGACTTTTTTATGGAACGGCCTCGTTTGGGGCGATCCCATCGTCGCTAACATTCTTTTCATGCTGCGGGGATTGAGCCGCGTAGCGTCGAATATGCCGGACTACCGTTTGCTGATGGTTGGGGGAGGCGCGTCCTGGGAAAGTTTGCGGCAAACCGTAAAAACCGATTTTCCGGAACTGGCGATCGAATGGCGCGGTTGGGTAGAGCCGCAGAAGATGCCGGAATTTTTGCGTGAAGCGGACGTTGGCCTGCTGCCCGCTTGCGGCGAGGATTTATGGCTGCGGTCGAAAAGCCCTACCAAACTTTTCGAATATATGGCGACGGGACTGCCCGTCGTCGCTTCGCAAGTTGGAGAGGCCGCGCAGGCTCTGGATCATTTGGAATGCGGATATCTAGCCCGCGACGAGCGGGAATTCGGCGAAGGAATGCTGCGCCTGGCGATGAATGCCGATCTGCGGCGAAAATTGGGCGATAATGCCCGCAAGAAGGCCGTCGAACAATATTCGCTTCCCGTGTTGGGAGAGAATTTATATCTTTTCTTAAAGGACATATTGCAATAA
- a CDS encoding prepilin-type N-terminal cleavage/methylation domain-containing protein — protein sequence MKKGFTLIELLIVVAIIGVLAAIAVPNFLNAQLRAKIARCYSDMKAMNTSVQQLQLDTNHLPIDGWDDDTASGRKILKEVFNGVGDFTEAERKTSHYLAVLTSPISYMSAVPIDPFLSVGKSASSYGFGSPYDTYIYADVDPHITENTRNQGIQCLNPGALADQYHITPLKTGEWAFIGVGPDGVSGIGTSGTYDSRGFPYNASNGLVSLGDIVMTSGGILGQ from the coding sequence ATGAAAAAAGGTTTCACATTGATTGAGTTGTTAATTGTCGTTGCGATTATTGGGGTTCTCGCCGCCATCGCCGTTCCCAATTTTCTTAATGCGCAGCTGCGCGCCAAGATAGCGCGCTGCTATTCGGATATGAAGGCCATGAATACGTCCGTCCAGCAATTGCAATTGGATACCAACCATTTGCCTATAGACGGTTGGGATGACGATACAGCGTCCGGACGCAAGATTCTGAAAGAAGTCTTCAATGGCGTCGGCGATTTTACCGAAGCGGAAAGAAAAACCTCCCATTATCTAGCCGTATTGACCAGCCCGATTTCCTATATGTCTGCGGTTCCCATCGATCCCTTTTTAAGCGTGGGGAAAAGCGCTTCGAGTTATGGTTTCGGCAGCCCATATGACACGTATATTTATGCCGACGTCGATCCCCATATCACTGAAAATACGCGCAACCAGGGAATCCAATGCCTCAATCCCGGAGCTTTGGCGGATCAATATCACATCACGCCCTTGAAGACCGGCGAGTGGGCTTTTATTGGCGTTGGTCCCGATGGCGTATCCGGAATCGGAACCAGCGGAACATACGATTCGCGCGGCTTTCCATACAACGCCTCCAACGGTCTCGTGAGTTTAGGCGATATTGTTATGACCAGCGGCGGGATCCTCGGCCAATAA
- a CDS encoding HepT-like ribonuclease domain-containing protein, translating into MNKNDLIRYRHMLEATEEALALARNRSRPDIEADRTLLHSFVRLLSIIGEAASRVDPECRAAAPKIDWRNIINMRNRLIHEYFDINVKIVWKTVDEYLPSLAEELKRILDSGSSS; encoded by the coding sequence ATGAACAAAAATGATCTCATTCGATATCGCCACATGTTGGAAGCGACGGAAGAAGCGTTGGCTTTAGCTCGAAACCGGAGTCGGCCGGATATTGAAGCAGATCGTACCTTGCTTCATTCCTTTGTTCGCTTGCTTTCGATCATTGGAGAAGCCGCCAGCCGCGTCGATCCCGAATGCAGAGCTGCTGCGCCCAAAATCGATTGGCGAAATATTATCAATATGAGGAATAGGCTGATTCACGAGTATTTTGATATTAACGTGAAAATAGTGTGGAAAACCGTCGATGAATACCTTCCTTCTTTGGCGGAAGAATTGAAAAGGATTTTGGATAGCGGATCTTCTTCATAA
- a CDS encoding nucleotidyltransferase family protein, whose amino-acid sequence MSAMMRVHSVLNLSPEAMQSFCRKNRIRRLSLFGSALRGELRPGSDIDILVEFEPEQEPTLIGLSNMELELSDGVGRPVDMRTPEDLSRYFREEVMAAAEVLYEQK is encoded by the coding sequence ATGAGCGCGATGATGCGAGTACATTCCGTTTTGAATCTTTCACCGGAAGCCATGCAATCGTTTTGCCGGAAAAATCGCATTCGCAGATTATCCTTATTCGGCTCGGCTTTGCGCGGCGAGTTGCGTCCCGGCAGCGATATCGATATTCTGGTGGAATTCGAACCGGAGCAAGAACCTACTTTGATCGGCCTATCGAATATGGAATTGGAATTATCCGACGGCGTTGGCCGTCCAGTGGATATGCGCACTCCCGAAGATTTAAGCCGATATTTTCGGGAAGAGGTCATGGCCGCCGCCGAGGTTCTTTATGAACAAAAATGA